Proteins encoded within one genomic window of Rhododendron vialii isolate Sample 1 chromosome 1a, ASM3025357v1:
- the LOC131322013 gene encoding V-type proton ATPase subunit F, translating to MANKVQVPTRNSALIAMIADEDTITGFLLAGVGNVDLRRKTNYLIVDSKTTVKQIEEAFKEFTTREDIAIVMISQYVANMIRFLVDSYNKPVPAILEIPSKDHPYDPTHDSVLSRVKYLFSAESVASGRR from the exons ATGGCTAACAAGGTTCAAGTCCCTACAAGAAACTCAGCACTCATTGCTATGATTGCTGATGAG GACACAATAACTGGATTTTTACTGGCTGGAGTTGGAAATGTGGACTTGAGAAGGAAGACAAATTACCTTATTGTGGACTCAA AAACTACTGTTAAACAAATTGAGGAAGCGTTCAAAGAGTTCACAACAAGAGAGGACATTGCAATTGTGATGATCAGTCAGTAT GTTGCAAACATGATAAGGTTTTTGGTGGATAGCTACAACAAGCCAGTTCCAGCAATATTGGAGATTCCTTCCAAGGACCATCCTTATGATCCTACCCATGATTCGGTTCTTTCACGAGTGAAGTACCTCTTCTCTGCTGAATCAGTGGCTTCTGGGAGGCGTTAA